The Theobroma cacao cultivar B97-61/B2 unplaced genomic scaffold, Criollo_cocoa_genome_V2, whole genome shotgun sequence genome has a segment encoding these proteins:
- the LOC18587109 gene encoding replication protein A 70 kDa DNA-binding subunit D, whose protein sequence is MINILEKSEQEIMSYQPLSELQIGKEGGTIQICVARIWHSINYKQANDIISLDFLATDDKGNAIQAIIHKIHMKEFESILKEGHVYCISDFKVSKPKKSYNVISAPSAITITSKTKIVKASSSALSFQRHYFQFFEFEHLPHRYKINETLTDIIGLIISMSKVTAIYVSNKSTKVPKRNLQLQNIKFATSNYTFLTNITFL, encoded by the exons GAAATCATGTCATATCAACCTCTGTCTGAATTACAAATTGGAAAAGAAGGAGGTACAATTCAAATTTGTGTTGCACGCATTTGGCACAGCATCAACTACAAACAGGCAAATGACATTATCAGCCTTGATTTCCTTGCCACCGATGATAAG GGCAATGCAATTCAAGCTATCATCCATAAAATACATATGAAAGAATTTGAATCCATCCTAAAAGAAGGACATGTTTACTGCATCTCTGATTTCAAGGTGtctaaaccaaaaaaaagcTACAATGTAATTTCAGCTCCTTCTGCGATCACAATCACTTCAAAAACGAAGATTGTCAAGGCATCATCATCTGCTTTATCATTTCAACGCCACTACTTTCAGTTTTTCGAATTTGAACATCTGCCACATAGATATAAGATCAACGAAACTCTCACCG ATATCATCGGTCTGATCATTTCAATGAGCAAAGTTACTGCCATATATGTCAGCAACAAATCAACTAAAGTTCCTAAACGGAACTTGCAATTGCAGAACATCAAGTTTGCTACATCGAACTATACTTTCTTAACAAATATTACGTTTCTATAA